The proteins below come from a single Halostagnicola larsenii XH-48 genomic window:
- a CDS encoding DNA-directed DNA polymerase II small subunit, with protein sequence MPLEGPARIVSELTTRGYNAEREAVTLIAAAERPQPTLEQVVEQLPERTLVVRTEHVRAVLEESTPASSESSPVSSESPPSNPSRDGDDSTDRPQNNPSVSTGDPSQPSPTPRTDPPVETEGSVDHIERSSDISRRSLEIANDMTGESTGTGEYKDFVAVFRDRLERLGSKLRGRFNHRPASAIQSMPGGSEAAMVGLVNDIRSTASGHWLIELEDATGTFPWLVMKDREYADLVEELLCDEVLAMEGTLADDSGIAFVDSMSFPDVPRTYEPSTADRHVQAALISDVHVGSQEFMADAWNRFADWLHTEEAQHVEYLLLAGDMVEGVGVYPDQDEELDIVDIYDQYEAFNECLKRVPGDLDIVMIPGNHDAVRLAEPQPGFDERLRNIMSAHDPRIVSNPSTVTLEGVSVLMYHGVSLDEVIAELPEEKANYDEPHKAMYHLLKKRHVAPQFGGHTRLAPEKEDYLIIEDVPDIFHTGHVHKLGFGKYHNVLAINSGCWQAQTDFQKSVNIDPDAGYAPIVDLDTLDVTVQKFS encoded by the coding sequence GTGCCACTCGAGGGTCCGGCCCGGATCGTCAGCGAATTGACCACCCGCGGGTACAACGCAGAGCGCGAGGCCGTGACCCTCATCGCCGCCGCGGAGCGACCACAGCCGACCCTCGAGCAGGTCGTCGAGCAGCTACCCGAGAGAACGCTGGTCGTGCGCACGGAGCACGTTCGAGCGGTTCTCGAGGAGTCGACGCCGGCCTCGAGCGAATCATCGCCAGTATCGAGCGAATCGCCCCCATCCAATCCTTCGAGGGACGGAGACGATTCCACAGACCGGCCGCAGAACAACCCCTCCGTTTCGACTGGAGACCCCTCCCAACCGTCACCCACACCGAGGACCGATCCTCCAGTTGAAACGGAGGGGTCTGTCGACCACATCGAGCGGTCGAGCGACATCTCGAGACGCTCGCTCGAGATCGCGAACGATATGACCGGTGAGAGTACTGGAACGGGCGAGTACAAGGACTTCGTCGCCGTCTTTCGCGACCGACTCGAGCGGTTGGGGTCGAAACTTCGCGGTCGGTTCAACCATCGTCCGGCCTCCGCCATCCAGAGCATGCCGGGCGGGAGCGAGGCGGCGATGGTCGGACTCGTCAACGACATTCGCTCGACCGCGAGCGGGCACTGGCTGATCGAACTCGAGGACGCGACCGGGACGTTCCCGTGGCTGGTGATGAAAGACAGGGAGTACGCCGACCTCGTCGAGGAGTTGCTCTGCGACGAGGTGCTGGCGATGGAGGGGACGCTGGCGGACGATTCGGGCATCGCGTTCGTCGACTCGATGTCGTTTCCGGACGTGCCGCGGACGTACGAACCGTCCACCGCGGACCGCCACGTTCAGGCCGCGCTCATCAGCGACGTCCACGTGGGCAGCCAGGAGTTCATGGCGGACGCCTGGAACCGATTTGCGGACTGGCTGCACACCGAAGAGGCCCAGCACGTCGAGTACCTGTTGCTCGCCGGCGACATGGTCGAGGGCGTCGGCGTCTATCCGGATCAGGACGAGGAACTCGACATCGTCGACATCTACGACCAGTACGAGGCGTTCAACGAGTGTCTCAAACGGGTACCCGGCGATTTAGATATCGTGATGATTCCGGGAAACCACGACGCGGTCCGACTCGCAGAGCCCCAGCCGGGATTCGACGAGCGCCTCCGAAACATCATGTCCGCCCACGATCCGCGGATCGTGAGCAATCCCTCGACGGTTACCCTCGAGGGAGTCTCGGTCCTGATGTATCACGGCGTCAGCCTCGACGAAGTGATCGCTGAACTGCCCGAGGAGAAGGCGAACTACGACGAACCGCACAAAGCGATGTACCACCTCCTCAAAAAGCGCCACGTCGCCCCGCAGTTCGGCGGTCACACGAGGCTCGCTCCCGAGAAGGAAGATTACCTGATTATCGAAGACGTCCCCGACATTTTTCACACCGGCCACGTCCACAAACTCGGCTTCGGCAAGTACCACAACGTACTCGCGATCAACTCCGGATGCTGGCAGGCCCAGACGGATTTCCAGAAGAGCGTCAACATCGACCCCGACGCCGGCTACGCGCCGATCGTCGATCTCGACACGCTCGACGTAACCGTCCAGAAGTTCAGCTAA
- a CDS encoding S26 family signal peptidase: MGDGDGNDGYDDRDRTGSSSESDDYREPENNGNEPKNGTEEPGYGADKSEPDSDELEDRTDESETGTDELENGTDEPGNHGDESEIADPESSRATADGFDDPDDRTDSSRTSSSRSGSDSSRGVAETSQGAGETPRTRSDRARAQSNDARRETNDARSDSTDRVTIEDDGLLRWFLKTEDGTVMMVRDVLTSVAIVAAIGLVLFAISGIWPPLVAVESGSMHPNMQEGDLIFVVGEDRFVGDNPVDGTGVVTLESGQESGYDKFGKAGDVVVFQPGGSETATPVIHRAHFWVEKGDNWVEQADPAIIGEDTTCSEVESCPADHDGFITKGDDNGGYDQEAGAGARSNAIVKPEWITGKASFRIPWLGNIRLLFDKYLFGAISGTVAPQAVAGVSIGASSVAGAVTVAGKHWSDRN; this comes from the coding sequence ATGGGCGATGGCGACGGCAACGACGGCTACGACGACCGAGACCGAACCGGTTCGTCGTCCGAGTCAGACGACTATCGCGAACCGGAGAACAACGGGAACGAACCCAAAAACGGTACCGAGGAGCCCGGGTACGGTGCCGACAAATCCGAGCCTGACAGCGATGAACTCGAGGATCGCACCGACGAATCCGAGACCGGCACTGACGAACTCGAGAACGGCACCGATGAACCCGGCAATCACGGGGACGAATCCGAAATAGCCGACCCGGAATCTTCTCGAGCGACTGCCGACGGATTCGACGATCCGGACGACCGGACGGACTCGAGTCGGACCTCGAGTTCTCGAAGCGGGTCCGACAGCTCTCGAGGCGTCGCTGAAACCTCGCAAGGAGCGGGCGAAACGCCTCGCACACGATCCGATCGCGCTCGAGCGCAGTCCAACGACGCTCGAAGGGAGACCAACGACGCTCGAAGCGACTCGACAGACCGGGTGACGATCGAGGACGACGGACTCCTCCGGTGGTTCTTGAAGACGGAGGATGGAACCGTCATGATGGTCCGGGATGTCCTGACAAGTGTCGCGATCGTTGCAGCAATTGGACTTGTGTTGTTCGCCATCAGCGGAATCTGGCCGCCGCTGGTCGCCGTCGAGAGCGGAAGTATGCACCCCAATATGCAGGAAGGGGATCTGATCTTCGTCGTCGGTGAGGATCGGTTCGTCGGAGATAACCCGGTCGACGGAACCGGCGTCGTCACGCTCGAGAGCGGCCAGGAAAGCGGCTACGACAAGTTCGGAAAGGCCGGTGACGTCGTCGTGTTTCAGCCGGGTGGGAGCGAAACAGCTACACCAGTGATACACAGAGCCCACTTCTGGGTCGAAAAGGGAGATAACTGGGTCGAACAGGCGGATCCGGCGATCATCGGCGAGGACACGACCTGTAGTGAGGTTGAGTCATGTCCGGCAGACCACGATGGATTCATCACGAAAGGGGATGATAACGGCGGCTACGATCAGGAAGCCGGGGCCGGTGCGAGGTCTAATGCTATCGTCAAACCCGAATGGATCACCGGAAAGGCGTCGTTCCGGATTCCGTGGCTCGGAAACATCCGCCTGCTGTTCGATAAGTACCTGTTCGGAGCGATCAGCGGGACGGTCGCGCCACAGGCGGTCGCCGGCGTTTCGATTGGAGCCAGCAGCGTCGCCGGAGCCGTTACCGTTGCGGGAAAACACTGGTCTGATCGAAACTGA
- a CDS encoding Cdc6/Cdc18 family protein yields MSDDELDMTDSDRNVELGGPDGFSTELKGSNLGDDEPNQGLFDDLLSGEPIFENKEVLRPSYTPHELPHRSDQINKMATILVAALRGETPSNILIYGKTGTGKTASAKFVSKELESTSSKYSVPCDVEYINCEVTDTQYRVLAQLANKFIEENEDRIETRIAELRSLIESVEEFDRGHDSDTGRGQSSEDISSTQHQAGLASSADPGANTGTESNRSTTDANPTDSNASDETAPSPSSADSAMDHDDVAGSSNVTTEQTSISAADGPNFDTDDSSGGDSDKSDDSVNAGAHQSDEATSSRARSNSSSNPNSTSSPDSTSSPDSTSSLDPAMTAADRDSDESDIDLSSDDSPVETEGFESGDGEPSTGIVEHPLESTPFDSLEDVEDRIAKLEEDKESFEEVPMTGWPTDRVYSVFFDAVDYSERVVVIMLDEIDKLVEKSGDDTLYNLSRMNSELENSRVSIIGISNDLKFTDFLDPRVKSSLGEEEIVFPPYDANQLRDILQHRSEVAFKGGALSGDVIPLCAAFAAQEHGDARRALDLLRTAGELAERSQSETIVEEHVRQAQDKIELDRVVEVVRTLPTQSKLVLFSIISLEKHGVKSINTGEVFNIYKRLCEEIDADVLTQRRVTDLISELDMLGIVNAVVVSKGRYGRTKEISLSVPLEETEAVLLSDSRLSDIDDIQPFVQARFEN; encoded by the coding sequence ATGTCTGACGACGAATTAGATATGACGGATTCGGACCGAAACGTCGAACTCGGAGGCCCTGACGGGTTCTCTACCGAGTTGAAAGGATCCAATCTCGGCGACGACGAGCCGAACCAGGGTCTGTTCGACGATCTGTTGAGCGGTGAGCCAATCTTCGAGAACAAGGAGGTTCTCAGACCATCGTACACGCCACATGAACTCCCCCACCGGAGCGACCAGATCAACAAGATGGCGACGATCCTCGTCGCCGCGTTGCGTGGGGAAACCCCCTCGAACATCCTGATCTACGGCAAGACGGGAACGGGAAAGACCGCGAGCGCAAAATTCGTGAGCAAGGAACTCGAAAGCACGTCGTCGAAATACAGCGTTCCCTGCGACGTCGAGTACATCAACTGCGAAGTGACCGATACGCAGTATCGGGTGCTCGCACAACTCGCGAACAAGTTCATCGAAGAGAACGAAGACCGGATCGAAACGCGCATCGCCGAACTCCGATCGCTCATCGAGTCGGTCGAGGAATTCGACCGCGGCCACGATTCGGACACGGGACGTGGACAATCATCCGAGGATATTTCGAGTACGCAACACCAAGCGGGACTCGCCTCGAGCGCTGACCCAGGGGCGAATACGGGAACGGAGAGCAATCGGTCGACGACGGACGCGAATCCAACCGATTCGAACGCATCGGATGAGACCGCTCCAAGCCCCTCGTCGGCAGATTCGGCGATGGATCACGACGACGTCGCTGGATCGAGTAACGTGACGACCGAGCAAACTAGCATATCGGCGGCGGATGGCCCGAACTTCGATACCGACGACTCTTCGGGCGGCGACTCCGACAAGTCAGATGACTCGGTGAACGCTGGGGCTCACCAGAGCGATGAAGCGACTTCTTCGCGCGCACGGTCGAATTCCAGTTCAAATCCCAACTCGACTTCAAGTCCTGATTCGACTTCATCCCCCGATTCGACTTCATCTCTCGATCCAGCTATGACCGCTGCTGACCGCGACTCGGATGAGTCGGATATCGACCTTTCGTCGGACGATTCTCCAGTCGAAACTGAGGGGTTCGAATCCGGTGACGGGGAGCCGTCGACCGGTATCGTCGAGCACCCCCTCGAGTCGACACCGTTCGACTCGCTCGAGGACGTCGAGGATCGGATCGCGAAACTCGAAGAAGACAAGGAGTCCTTCGAGGAGGTTCCGATGACCGGGTGGCCGACCGATCGGGTCTACAGCGTCTTTTTCGATGCGGTCGATTACTCAGAACGGGTCGTCGTCATCATGCTCGACGAGATCGACAAACTCGTCGAGAAAAGCGGCGACGATACGCTCTATAACCTTTCGCGGATGAACTCCGAACTCGAGAACTCTCGCGTCTCGATCATCGGTATTTCGAACGACCTGAAGTTCACTGACTTTCTCGATCCGCGCGTCAAGTCGAGTCTGGGCGAAGAAGAGATCGTCTTCCCGCCCTACGACGCGAACCAGCTGCGCGATATCCTCCAGCACCGCTCGGAGGTCGCGTTCAAAGGCGGTGCGCTCTCGGGTGACGTGATCCCGTTGTGTGCGGCCTTTGCCGCCCAGGAACACGGCGACGCGCGTCGCGCGCTTGATCTCCTTCGAACGGCGGGCGAACTCGCCGAGCGGTCCCAATCGGAAACCATCGTCGAGGAACACGTCCGACAGGCCCAGGACAAGATCGAACTCGATCGGGTCGTCGAAGTCGTTCGAACGTTACCTACCCAGAGCAAACTCGTCCTTTTCTCGATCATCTCGCTCGAGAAACACGGCGTCAAAAGCATCAACACGGGCGAAGTGTTCAACATTTACAAGCGCCTCTGCGAGGAGATCGACGCCGACGTGCTCACCCAGCGGCGCGTGACGGACCTCATCAGCGAACTCGACATGCTCGGGATCGTAAACGCGGTCGTCGTCTCGAAGGGACGGTACGGCCGGACCAAGGAGATCAGCCTCTCCGTTCCACTCGAGGAGACGGAGGCCGTCTTACTGAGCGACTCGAGACTGAGCGATATCGACGATATCCAGCCGTTCGTGCAGGCGCGGTTCGAAAACTAG
- a CDS encoding Era-like GTP-binding protein, whose translation MGLLKGLKDSISRATDRLFSEQEPKRIGIYGPPNAGKTTLANRIARDWTGDAIGTESHIPHETRRARRKEGVEIERNGKSVTIDIVDTPGVTTKVDYEEFTGEMEEDDAIRRSREATEGVAEAMHWLREDVDGVIYVLDSAEDPITQVNTMLIGIIESRDLPVLIFANKIDLDDSSVKRIEDAFPQHKTVPLSAKEGDNMDEVYENIAEYFG comes from the coding sequence ATGGGACTGTTAAAAGGACTTAAAGATAGTATCTCTCGCGCTACGGATCGGCTGTTTTCCGAACAGGAGCCAAAGCGGATTGGAATCTACGGGCCGCCGAACGCCGGGAAGACGACGTTAGCGAATCGCATTGCTCGAGACTGGACAGGTGACGCAATCGGAACGGAGAGTCACATTCCACACGAAACGCGTCGCGCGCGAAGAAAAGAAGGAGTCGAAATCGAGCGCAACGGCAAATCCGTGACGATCGATATCGTCGACACCCCCGGTGTGACGACCAAGGTCGACTACGAAGAGTTTACCGGGGAGATGGAAGAAGACGACGCGATTCGGCGCTCTCGAGAGGCGACCGAAGGTGTCGCAGAGGCAATGCACTGGCTTCGTGAGGACGTCGATGGCGTCATCTACGTTCTCGATAGCGCCGAAGACCCGATCACACAGGTCAATACGATGCTGATCGGGATCATCGAATCGCGAGACCTCCCAGTGCTCATCTTCGCGAACAAGATCGATCTGGACGACTCGAGTGTCAAGCGCATCGAGGATGCGTTCCCACAGCATAAGACCGTCCCGCTGTCGGCCAAAGAAGGTGACAACATGGACGAAGTGTACGAAAACATCGCGGAGTACTTCGGGTGA
- a CDS encoding DUF2073 domain-containing protein has protein sequence MPKATNADDGDGPESPDGVQIDLISGERMEGMASMEKIRMILDGVHDGNIVILEEGLSPDEESRLIEVTMAEISPDEFNGIEIETYPKSSTGNSSILGRIMGNNESANKLTVIGPANQIETLHKDETLISALVSRN, from the coding sequence ATGCCCAAAGCAACGAACGCGGACGACGGAGACGGACCGGAGAGCCCCGACGGTGTCCAGATCGATCTCATCAGCGGCGAACGAATGGAAGGGATGGCCAGCATGGAGAAGATCCGGATGATCCTCGACGGCGTCCACGACGGCAATATCGTCATCCTCGAGGAAGGCCTTTCGCCCGACGAGGAGAGTCGCCTCATCGAGGTAACGATGGCCGAAATTAGTCCCGACGAGTTCAACGGGATCGAGATCGAAACCTACCCGAAATCGAGTACGGGAAATTCCTCGATTCTCGGCCGGATTATGGGTAACAACGAGTCGGCAAACAAACTCACCGTTATCGGTCCGGCCAACCAGATCGAAACACTCCACAAGGACGAAACGCTCATCAGCGCGCTCGTCAGCCGTAACTAA
- a CDS encoding OapC/ArvC family zinc-ribbon domain-containing protein: MPHQCTNCGRTFPDGSKEMLSGCPDCGGNKFQFAPSSAADANSPTNSPDNSRTPPERPTGESADSVAARAAESVRDFVSTGSDSSSGEARSSDQHGGESAETNVSGQQAVDVEASSKTESGDTSQKPTADEPTQNATDESTQNATDEPIQNTKTDETARNTVSDWTTASESDDVPSSSGEFPEWPDSARPPEDRSTAPSKDPSTATSSSADASVPSGVTDATSASDSSASDSSSKSQDPQDSSGDTDENRPRSDESTTAEPTTTEPAQSEQAEQTETEPIESETEPIESEDTAQASARSDVVQTDELPDSSEPIEDATAPDHGRVVSEPTGEQPSLEELRAELNEQFESIKILKPGQYELNLMELYNREEYIISLQEDGRYVIDVPDSWRDGDGE, encoded by the coding sequence ATGCCCCATCAGTGTACGAACTGCGGCCGAACGTTCCCCGACGGTTCGAAGGAGATGCTCTCTGGTTGTCCCGACTGCGGCGGCAACAAGTTCCAGTTTGCGCCCTCCTCGGCGGCCGATGCGAATTCTCCCACTAATTCGCCGGACAACTCGAGGACCCCGCCCGAGCGACCGACCGGCGAGTCGGCCGACAGCGTCGCTGCTCGAGCGGCTGAATCGGTTCGTGATTTCGTCTCGACTGGATCGGATTCTTCGAGCGGTGAGGCTCGCAGCTCTGATCAACATGGTGGAGAGAGCGCTGAAACCAACGTTTCGGGACAGCAAGCGGTCGACGTTGAGGCCAGTTCGAAAACAGAATCTGGCGACACCTCACAGAAACCAACGGCCGACGAGCCCACCCAGAACGCAACTGACGAGTCCACCCAGAACGCAACCGACGAACCCATCCAGAACACAAAAACGGATGAGACCGCTCGGAACACGGTTTCCGACTGGACGACAGCGAGCGAAAGCGACGATGTTCCGTCCTCGAGCGGGGAGTTTCCAGAGTGGCCCGACTCCGCTCGACCGCCTGAGGACCGATCTACTGCGCCGTCGAAGGATCCATCGACCGCCACTTCTTCGTCTGCGGACGCGTCTGTACCCAGTGGTGTCACCGACGCCACTTCCGCATCCGACTCGTCTGCATCCGACTCGTCTTCTAAGTCGCAGGACCCGCAGGATTCGAGCGGTGACACGGATGAGAATCGGCCCCGCTCAGATGAGTCGACAACAGCGGAGCCGACAACAACGGAGCCGGCACAATCCGAACAGGCCGAACAGACCGAAACGGAACCCATTGAGAGCGAAACGGAACCCATCGAGAGCGAGGATACGGCCCAGGCAAGCGCCAGAAGCGATGTCGTCCAGACCGACGAACTCCCGGATTCTTCGGAGCCGATCGAGGACGCCACCGCGCCGGATCACGGCCGAGTCGTAAGCGAACCGACCGGAGAACAACCGTCGCTCGAGGAGCTTCGTGCTGAGCTCAACGAACAGTTCGAGAGCATCAAAATCCTCAAACCGGGTCAGTACGAGTTGAATCTGATGGAACTGTACAACCGCGAGGAGTACATTATCTCGCTGCAGGAGGACGGCCGATACGTCATCGACGTTCCTGACTCCTGGCGGGATGGCGACGGGGAGTAA
- a CDS encoding DUF7089 family protein: protein MFEDRSLSSPVTDARAEYEPTALVLDCDQDFETLPPAQAEDLGLVVDSLEPATYPDSWLPDDAPELLHRYAGTDFTIGMPGDGSIAWTRQTDPPVVIVKPRVEGSPDEFIDFLIAEAFVELSLDVPEHFLGFFEAQYTDLSAATPLDPNSTYQIAAALFDAWTGLQTREAFAHWHEDHPELARAWQDAGSSLEQRVSELPRAVARGETDFADATELACAAIKHAIELPAPFGALDTQAYRDHGPEYAIQWVRKTFDALEDEP, encoded by the coding sequence ATGTTCGAGGATCGTAGCCTCTCGAGCCCGGTAACGGACGCTCGCGCGGAGTACGAACCAACGGCTCTCGTTTTGGACTGCGATCAGGACTTCGAAACGCTTCCGCCGGCACAGGCCGAAGATCTCGGACTCGTCGTCGATTCGCTCGAGCCGGCGACGTATCCCGACTCGTGGCTCCCCGACGATGCTCCGGAACTGCTGCACCGATACGCAGGAACTGACTTTACGATCGGCATGCCGGGTGATGGAAGCATCGCCTGGACCCGACAGACTGATCCGCCGGTCGTTATCGTCAAACCTCGAGTCGAGGGGTCTCCGGACGAGTTTATCGACTTTTTGATCGCGGAAGCGTTCGTCGAACTTTCACTCGACGTTCCAGAGCACTTCCTCGGATTCTTCGAAGCGCAGTACACCGATCTGTCAGCCGCGACACCGCTCGACCCGAATTCGACCTACCAGATCGCAGCGGCGCTGTTCGACGCCTGGACGGGCCTGCAGACTCGAGAAGCGTTCGCACACTGGCACGAGGACCATCCCGAACTCGCTCGAGCGTGGCAGGACGCGGGCTCGAGTCTCGAGCAACGAGTTTCCGAACTCCCGCGGGCGGTCGCACGCGGTGAAACGGATTTTGCCGATGCGACTGAGCTCGCGTGTGCGGCGATCAAACACGCGATCGAGTTGCCGGCACCGTTCGGCGCGCTCGATACGCAGGCCTACCGAGATCACGGCCCCGAGTACGCGATTCAGTGGGTTCGAAAAACGTTCGACGCACTCGAAGACGAGCCGTAG
- a CDS encoding DUF7090 family protein: MEYTLEIDDTPSTVPGGTGILLLHPSTGETDRIDTEFFKTDTDKFLVVSTRTTAREARQKLEYYDVDEESAEILDTLSIERGHSRRSSDTVHYVSAPDDIDAILEHIDGFLDAHEGKLRVSIDSVTELAYYADDEAALEAVEAILELLEEYDAIGLFHLSEEVHDDEIVDAFRDRFDGVIDLDEDGTVAAEF, encoded by the coding sequence ATGGAGTATACCCTCGAGATCGATGATACGCCGTCGACGGTACCGGGCGGAACTGGAATACTACTTCTCCATCCGAGCACGGGTGAAACAGACCGAATCGATACGGAGTTTTTCAAAACGGACACCGATAAATTTCTCGTCGTCTCCACCCGAACCACTGCCCGCGAAGCGAGACAAAAACTTGAGTACTACGACGTCGACGAAGAGTCGGCGGAGATCCTCGACACGCTGAGCATCGAACGAGGGCACTCCCGTCGCTCGAGCGATACCGTCCACTACGTCAGCGCACCGGACGATATCGACGCGATCTTAGAGCACATCGACGGGTTTCTCGACGCACACGAGGGGAAACTTCGCGTCAGCATCGATTCGGTAACGGAGCTGGCCTACTACGCCGACGACGAAGCAGCGCTCGAGGCCGTCGAAGCGATCCTCGAGTTGCTCGAGGAGTACGATGCGATCGGACTCTTTCATCTCTCCGAAGAGGTCCACGACGACGAAATCGTCGACGCGTTTCGCGACCGCTTCGATGGCGTGATCGACCTCGACGAGGACGGAACCGTCGCCGCGGAATTCTAA
- a CDS encoding class I SAM-dependent methyltransferase produces the protein MSVREEFDEWATDGRDRGMEERHWHTAKHALARMPVESGDIVLDLGCGSGYAGRAIRDTNDAGRVYGLDGSPEMASNATEYTDDPRVAFVVGDFGSLPFETNSIDHVWSMEAFYYAADPHETLEEIARVLAPGGTFYCAVNYYEENVHSHEWQEFITVEMTRWSREQYREAFRNAGLSVAAQDNIPDREITIPNEAEFPIDDWENREAMVERYREYGTLLTVGVAT, from the coding sequence ATGAGCGTTCGCGAGGAGTTCGACGAGTGGGCGACCGATGGCCGCGACAGAGGGATGGAGGAGCGACACTGGCACACTGCAAAGCACGCGCTCGCGAGGATGCCAGTCGAGTCCGGCGATATCGTCCTCGACCTCGGCTGTGGAAGCGGGTACGCCGGCCGTGCGATTCGAGACACCAACGACGCAGGTCGCGTTTACGGACTCGATGGATCGCCCGAGATGGCGTCTAACGCCACGGAGTACACGGACGACCCTCGAGTCGCGTTCGTCGTCGGCGATTTCGGTTCGCTGCCGTTCGAGACGAACTCGATCGATCACGTTTGGTCGATGGAAGCGTTCTATTACGCGGCAGATCCCCACGAAACCCTCGAGGAAATCGCCCGCGTGCTCGCGCCGGGTGGCACGTTCTACTGCGCCGTGAACTATTACGAGGAAAACGTCCACTCACACGAGTGGCAGGAGTTCATCACCGTCGAGATGACCCGCTGGTCTCGCGAGCAGTACCGAGAGGCGTTCCGAAACGCGGGCCTTTCGGTTGCGGCCCAGGACAACATTCCGGACCGCGAAATCACGATCCCGAACGAAGCCGAGTTCCCGATCGACGACTGGGAGAATCGCGAGGCGATGGTCGAACGGTATCGGGAGTACGGCACCCTGCTCACGGTCGGCGTCGCGACCTGA
- a CDS encoding DUF1684 domain-containing protein — MSDSFDVDTWRVKLEEKRAEKDEFFADHPQSPIPPEEREDFSGLEYFEPNAEYRVHASATVHDDPEPVTMDTTTGREVRYLRVVTLSFNLERDDPDLADGTYELAAYQMERPEEEPLFIPFRDKTTGQQTYGGGRYMELAPDQDLEDGDELVLDLNLAYTPFCAYSETFDCPLPPEENWLEVTIPAGERFEQ, encoded by the coding sequence ATGAGCGATTCGTTCGATGTCGACACGTGGCGTGTGAAACTCGAGGAAAAGCGCGCCGAGAAAGACGAGTTCTTCGCCGACCATCCCCAGTCGCCGATCCCGCCCGAAGAACGCGAGGATTTCTCGGGCCTCGAATATTTCGAGCCGAATGCCGAGTATCGCGTACACGCAAGTGCGACCGTCCACGACGACCCAGAGCCCGTCACGATGGATACGACGACGGGGCGAGAGGTTCGATATCTTCGGGTCGTCACGCTCTCGTTCAACCTCGAGCGCGACGATCCGGATCTGGCGGACGGTACCTACGAACTAGCGGCCTACCAGATGGAACGACCCGAAGAAGAGCCGCTTTTTATCCCGTTCCGGGACAAGACGACGGGACAGCAGACCTACGGCGGCGGTCGGTATATGGAACTCGCGCCCGATCAGGACCTCGAGGACGGCGACGAACTCGTTCTGGATCTGAATCTCGCATACACGCCGTTTTGTGCCTACAGCGAGACGTTCGACTGTCCGCTCCCGCCCGAGGAGAACTGGCTCGAGGTGACGATTCCAGCGGGCGAGCGATTCGAACAGTAG
- a CDS encoding DUF7127 family protein — protein sequence MRVPKQLRDVDRHGATVRTYDYDDSAVIAVDFGVGAGDITVDVVDGTAIVVTGDEQFEFELPADASDVSVKNGILTITE from the coding sequence ATGAGAGTCCCAAAACAACTTCGAGATGTCGACCGACACGGAGCCACCGTTCGGACCTACGACTACGACGACAGCGCGGTTATCGCGGTCGATTTCGGCGTTGGGGCAGGCGACATCACGGTCGACGTGGTCGACGGCACGGCGATCGTCGTCACCGGCGACGAGCAGTTCGAGTTCGAACTGCCGGCCGACGCGAGCGACGTCTCGGTGAAAAACGGCATCCTCACGATCACCGAGTAA